In Carassius gibelio isolate Cgi1373 ecotype wild population from Czech Republic chromosome A10, carGib1.2-hapl.c, whole genome shotgun sequence, the DNA window ACACCACCtcttctagtatcttggacagaaaagggagattcgagattggtctagaattaactagttctttggggtcaagttgtggttttttgaggAGAGGCTTAAAAACAGCCAgcttgaaggttttggggacatatcctaatgacaatgaggaattaataatagtcagaagaggatctatgacttctgcaagcacctcttttaggagcttagatggtatagggtctaacatacatgttgttggtttagatgatttaacaagtttatacaattcttcctctcctatagtagagaatgagtggaattgttccgcagggggtctatagtgcactgtctgatgcaatactgtagctgtctggttgcaattttatctctaatagtatcgattttagaagtaaattaGTTCATAAAGTCTTTATGAAagagttcacacacctctttaatgtgaTTTTAGTACAAGACAccaactcttcaaatcaagcaacTTTTTATTTGAGATGGGAACAATCCTTCTAAACTGTTTGAGCAAACAGGGAAGACATGGCATATAAAACACTTAATTGAAGGGATCTCCAGTAAGTGTTAAGACCCATGACCATTTCCTTGACCACATCTCGGACCTTGACCACATCCACAACCAGTTCCCGGACCACTTTCCTGGCCACGACCACTTCCATGACCTTGTCCCTGGCCACGACCTTCTCCCTGGCCGCTTCCACGACCTTCTCCCTGGCCTTCACCCCGACCTTCTCCATTGCCGCTTCCACAACCTTCTCCCCGACCTTCTCCCTGGCCTTCACCCCGACCTTCTCCATTGCCGCTTCCACAACCTTCTCCCCGACCTTCTCCTTTGCCTTCACCACGACCTTCTCCCTGGCCGCTTCCACGACCTTCTCCCTGGCCGCTTCCACGACCTTCTCCCTTGCCTTCACCACGACCTTCTCCCTTGCCTTCACCACGACCTTCTCCCTTGCCTTCACCACGACCTTCTCCCTTGCCTTCACCACGACCTTCTCCCTTGCCTTCACCACGACCTTCTCCCTTGCCTTCACCACGACCTTCTCCCTTGCCTTCACCACGACCTTCTCCTTGGCCACTTCCACGACCTTCTCCTTGGCCACTTCCACGACCTTCACCACGACCTTCTCCCTGGCCGCTTCCACGACCCTCTCCCTGGCCATGACAACTTGCCTGACCTCTTCCCTGACCACgtggttcactgcatgcaaagccaccggtgaCTGGGCAACATTTttgtgtggcaggacactggccatcatggatACACCTTTCAGCACACGGTGGAATATTCTCTGGTAGGGGACAAtgacccggcttcactgcgtggacacagatagtcagctttagtcAGTGCATATACCGTGTGCCACTTCAATATACAGCACAAAACATTCAGAGCATAAAGAGATAATTATATTCCAAGTATTATTTCTCTAGATTTTTGTAACGCTTAAAACTACCCGAATTACTTTCAAAAGAccttgctgcattttttttttggcagtataACATATTCAGCAGATCTGCTCACCTGCGGTTCGTTTTTGAAAAGCATGAGTTATGCTCAAGTACCCAAACAGACACAGCAAAACCGCAATCAACGAGAAGTACACTCGAGCCGTCATCCTCCCGACCAGCAATCTCACAATGATCTCTGCTGGAGAATGCAAGGAATTGGTGCGTCAGAAGCAGTGGACCGCAAAAATAAATACGTGTTGCTGCAATATCAACCTCTTTATCAATGGGGTTTTAAAGATCCACGTAGATCaatgatcaaactcacctgcctgtagttTTCTTGTAATCTGGAATGccttaattagcttgttcaggtgtgtttgattggggttggatgAGCTGAATGCTGCGTTCGGGCCACGTCATAATAATTAAGGTAGCCTAATTATGAGAGGATTGTGCGTTTCTATGGCGACACTATCAACTGCAAAATGAAACTGCAGTGGTCAGGTGGTACAGCGATCATGTTGTGGTCGATCAtgtgttcgacttcatgcagcGCTATGCAGTCCAAAGCAGTGCGTGccgcttcttcttctttttttatgtggcCGGCTTGACGTCCTTCTAATATACTAAAGAAAGAGACAATGCCAAGACATCTCCCAAAGAAGGATTCTTTTATTCTTGACTGAGCCTCAAAAGAAGACCCAGCATTAAATGTTTGGTTCAGGGAAAAATAGTTTTTTCTCAGGACTCAGATCCAATTAAACCAGAGAAgttttataaaacagaataataaaacaaaacaaatgatgtTACCCAGTTCCTTTCAATGGGCACAGAATGTGAAATAACATAAGAAtagtaaacaacaaaaataagtcCTTTACAGTAATAATCTCTAATCAAAACACCAGATCACAAGTCCCAATTTGACTTGAAATAGTGCAACCAATGTTAAAGAACCAATAAAGGTGTATAAAACAACGGCAGTGGCTTATATGTGCCTgaataaacagacaaaaaaacaacagcatgagCATACATGAAAAATCTGCACATCTTGCCACATAAATGCACCACTCACATTACACACAGTTCACATTTTAACCTCTTTTAAACGTATTAATCAGTAAACAGACTTTAGATAAAAGTATACACTTTATACAGGGTACAATACTTTTCATgccacatacataaacacactttgggagaataaaatgaaaaacactcACTGTTATATGAGACTTTGGATTATCAATCACGTGGAAACTGGCACGTGCGATCTCACAATCTTGCTCTCCCCTCTTAACAGTATAATATACAACAATTACTGTATGTTCTTCCTATACATGTATTACACtgcattattatacattataacagTCTTCAAAGTGTATGTTAAATTAACTTACGCTCAATCTCCATTGAAGTAGGCCTGAATCCCCTCGCCCACCGGAGATTTCTCATATGCAGCAACACACACTAATATAAACACTAAATCGTCATCTACTCGTGCAGACACACAACTGAAACCACCACAGGTCCACAAGTTGAGAATTAACCTGGATTATATCCGTTTTGCAGTTTCTAATCAACTATTTTCTCCTCACTTGTAACTGCTGCTTCTATCAGCGCACTCTCTGTTCCTTTCTGACGCACACACGCTCTCGTGCATATGATCAAACTCTTAAAGGAGACAGCACGCATAACTGCATCATAGCAAAAACTTCAAGGGAAAAATCACCAGGGGAATTAAATATCAGACTATTCCTGCCCCAAATTGACCAGAACAAAATATAggaatgtaattttataatgtcATTATTATGTAATCAATAGTTGTATATTCGTGGAAAATATTACAAGTATTGATTGCTTTTTTATTAACAATGTTCTCTAAACTAGTACAGTACTCCTTaagtctcctgaagaaaatgCATGAAATTTGGCTTGGACCCTGACCTCCTTCTTATGTATGTGAAATTTTCCCAAAGTTATAAAAAGATGTACAAGAAAAAGTAAAGTTATTATTATGTAGCGTATCAGTCCCGAACCAGACAACCAGACAAATTAGAGAATCGATCAGGGGCATGGCTGAAACATGAGGAGACGATTTCCAAAGAAAAGCTCATGATCATGATCACAAGAtctttggattgacttcccccacctagtagaaaagaaccagactgaaattccttcaaggggaccttttaacctctggtctccataGAATGTCCTTATGTTAGAGAATGGCACAGAAATGTAcagatgtagatgcaccaaaatgaactcaaaatagACTTATAAAGGAATATCAGCCCActgcttaactccatattatatatgtaacccacacattggAATATCGTGTTTCTAATcgcttattgtgtatgtctttttaataactattgaaaaGGATTCAtgttcagtatgtgtgtgtgtggcgagtggggcggggccgagaggcgtgggaacgaggagtgaggccaggtgtagtgattggagatgagctacacctgagccccaccgctagtatcgagtcccacgtaggagatggaaggatataaaactggagtgacgaccgtgaaggacgagagaggaccaggcctgggacattattttatgtgtttgcttttaatttatgtgcgtcagtcgccgtgaggggctgacgcgctgttttgtgtttatttttggatattaaaatgagttttgattgtgcgccggttcccgcctccttcttcccgatgaatatggagatttgtttattacagtggtgccgaagcccgggagaaggagggacgcgctgctgaagatccctcgcagctgtggtgaatccgcggtgccctcgagctggcgaggtatgtgccgccatggacgctcgaggcggtgggctggagcgagttgccggggacgggcgagctcgctgccgaccgcccacgacaaggaggggtggctgccg includes these proteins:
- the LOC128021446 gene encoding putative per-hexamer repeat protein 5 isoform X9, with product MTARVYFSLIAVLLCLFGYLSITHAFQKRTAVKPGHCPLPENIPPCAERCIHDGQCPATQKCCPVTGGFACSEPRGQGRGQASCHGQGEGRGSGQGEGRGSGQGEGRGEGKGEGRGEGKGEGRGEGKGEGRGEGKGEGRGEGKGEGRGEGKGEGRGEGKGEGRGEGCGSGNGEGRGEGQGEGRGEGQGEGRGSGQGEGRGSGQGEGRGSGQGEGRGSGQGEGRGSGQGEGRGSGQGEGRGSGQGEGRGSGQGEGRGSGQGEGRGEGKGEGRGEGKGEGRGEGKGEGRGEGNGEGRGSGQGEGRGSGQGEGRGSGQGQGRGSGQGEGRGEGKGEGRGEGKGEGRGEGRGEGRGSGQGQGRGEGH
- the LOC128021446 gene encoding putative per-hexamer repeat protein 5 isoform X14, producing MTARVYFSLIAVLLCLFGYLSITHAFQKRTAVKPGHCPLPENIPPCAERCIHDGQCPATQKCCPVTGGFACSEPRGQGRGQASCHGQGEGRGSGQGEGRGSGQGEGRGEGKGEGRGEGKGEGRGEGKGEGRGEGKGEGRGEGKGEGRGEGKGEGRGEGKGEGRGEGCGSGNGEGRGEGQGEGRGEGQGEGRGSGQGEGRGSGQGEGRGSGQGEGRGSGQGEGRGSGQGEGRGSGQGEGRGSGQGEGRGSGQGEGRGEGKGEGRGEGKGEGRGEGKGEGRGEGNGEGRGSGQGEGRGSGQGEGRGSGQGQGRGSGQGEGRGEGKGEGRGEGKGEGRGEGRGEGRGSGQGQGRGEGH
- the LOC128021446 gene encoding putative per-hexamer repeat protein 5 isoform X15; its protein translation is MTARVYFSLIAVLLCLFGYLSITHAFQKRTAVKPGHCPLPENIPPCAERCIHDGQCPATQKCCPVTGGFACSEPRGQGRGQASCHGQGEGRGSGQGEGRGSGQGEGRGEGKGEGRGEGKGEGRGEGKGEGRGEGKGEGRGEGKGEGRGEGKGEGRGEGKGEGRGEGCGSGNGEGRGEGQGEGRGEGQGEGRGSGQGEGRGSGQGEGRGSGQGEGRGSGQGEGRGSGQGEGRGSGQGEGRGSGQGEGRGEGNGEGRGEGKGEGRGEGKGEGRGEGKGEGRGEGNGEGRGSGQGEGRGSGQGEGRGSGQGQGRGSGQGEGRGEGKGEGRGEGKGEGRGEGRGEGRGSGQGQGRGEGH